The proteins below come from a single Miscanthus floridulus cultivar M001 chromosome 1, ASM1932011v1, whole genome shotgun sequence genomic window:
- the LOC136549481 gene encoding leucine-rich repeat receptor-like serine/threonine-protein kinase BAM1 yields MAMAPSTAAASTLLLPVLLLIATATHCTAADSSSSPDAAALLNLAAAVADPSGYLSTHWTPDTALCSWPRVSCDATDTRVISLDLSGLNLSGPIPAAALSSLPHLQSLNLSNNILNSTAFPDEIIGSLKSLRVLDLYNNNLTSTLPAALPNLTDLVHVHLGGNFFSGSIPRSYGQWSRIRYLALSGNELTGEIPEELGNLTTLRELYLGYYNNFTGGIPPELGRLRALVRLDMANCGISGEIPPEVANLTSLDTLFLQINALSGRLPTEIGAMGALKSLDLSNNLFVGEIPASFASLKNLTLLNLFRNRLAGEIPEFIGDLPSLEVLQLWENNFTGGIPANLGVAATRLKIVDVSTNKLTGVLPSKLCAGERLETFIALGNSLFGDIPDGLAGCPSLTRIRLGENFLNGTIPAKLFTLPNLTQVELHDNLLSGELSLDGGKVSSSIGELSLYSNRLTGQVPTGIGGLSGLQKLLLAGNRLSGELPPEVGKLQQLSKADLSGNLISGAVPPAIGRCRLLTFLDISSNKLSGSIPPELASLRILNYLNVSHNAFEGEIPPAIAGMQSLTAVDFSYNNLSGEVPSTGQFAYFNATSFAGNAGLCGAFLSPCRSHGVATSSFGSLSSTSKLLLVLGLLALSIIFAAAAVLKARSLKRSAEARAWRLTAFQRLDFAVDDVLDCLKEENVIGKGGSGIVYKGAMPGGAVVAVKRLPAIGRAGAAHDDYGFSAEIQTLGRIRHRHIVRLLGFAANRETNLLVYEYMPNGSLGEVLHGKKGGHLQWATRFKIAVEAAKGLCYLHHDCSPPILHRDVKSNNILLDADFEAHVADFGLAKFLRGNAGGSECMSAIAGSYGYIAPEYAYTLKVDEKSDVYSFGVVLLELITGRKPVGEFGDGVDIVQWVRMVTGSSKEGVMKIADPRLSTVPLYELTHVFYVAMLCVAEQSVERPTMREVVQILADMPGSTSTSIDVPLVIEPKEDGSPEKQQQEVPLDSPPQQDLLSI; encoded by the exons ATGGCGATGGCGCCCTCCACGGCCGCCGCCTCCACCCTTCTCCTCcccgtcctcctcctcatcgccaCCGCCACCCACTGCACCGCAGCTGACTCATCCTCCTCCCCGGACGCGGCCGCCCTCCTCAACCTCGCTGCGGCGGTGGCGGACCCCTCGGGCTACCTCTCCACGCACTGGACTCCGGACACCGCGCTCTGCTCGTGGCCGCGCGTGTCCTGCGACGCCACCGACACACGAGTCATCTCCCTCGACCTCTCCGGCCTCAACTTATCCGGCCCCATCCCCGCCGCCGCGCTCTCCTCCCTCCCGCACCTCCAGTCGCTCAACCTCTCCAACAACATCCTCAACTCCACCGCCTTCCCCGACGAGATCATCGGGTCGCTCAAGAGCCTTCGCGTCCTCGACCTCTACAACAACAACCTCACCAGTACGCTGCCGGCAGCGCTCCCCAACCTCACCGACCTCGTCCACGTCCACCTCGGCGGCAATTTCTTCTCCGGCAGCATCCCGAGGTCCTACGGCCAGTGGAGCCGCATCCGGTACCTGGCCCTCTCCGGGAATGAGCTCACCGGCGAGATACCGGAGGAGCTCGGCAACCTGACGACATTGAGGGAGCTGTACCTCGGCTACTACAACAACTTCACCGGCGGGATACCGCCCGAGCTCGGGAGGCTGCGGGCGCTCGTCCGCCTCGACATGGCGAACTGCGGCATCTCCGGGGAGATCCCGCCGGAGGTGGCGAACTTGACGTCGCTCGACACTCTGTTTCTTCAGATCAACGCTCTGTCTGGGAGGCTCCCGACGGAGATAGGCGCAATGGGGGCGCTCAAATCGCTCGACCTGTCGAACAACTTGTTCGTCGGGGAGATCCCCGCGAGCTTCGCGTCGCTCAAGAACTTGACCCTGCTGAACCTCTTCCGGAATCGCCTCGCcggtgagattcccgagttcatCGGCGACTTGCCGAGCCTCGAGGTTCTGCAGCTGTGGGAGAACAACTTCACAGGCGGGATACCCGCGAACCTCGGCGTGGCGGCGACCAGGCTGAAGATCGTCGACGTGAGCACGAACAAGCTCACCGGCGTTCTGCCATCCAAGCTGTGCGCCGGCGAGCGGCTGGAGACGTTCATCGCTCTGGGCAATTCGCTATTCGGCGACATTCCAGACGGGCTCGCGGGGTGCCCGTCGCTGACGAGGATTCGGCTGGGAGAGAATTTTCTCAACGGTACGATACCTGCAAAGCTGTTCACGTTGCCGAACCTGACGCAGGTAGAGCTGCACGACAATTTGCTCTCCGGTGAGCTCTCCCTGGACGGAGGGAAGGTGTCTTCGTCGATCGGAGAGCTGAGTCTGTACAGCAACCGACTGACCGGCCAGGTGCCTACCGGGATCGGTGGACTCTCGGGATTACAGAAGCTGCTGCTCGCCGGGAACAGGTTGTCCGGCGAGCTCCCGCCGGAGGTCGGGAAGCTACAGCAGCTCTCGAAGGCGGACCTTTCTGGGAACCTGATCTCCGGAGCGGTGCCCCCGGCGATCGGGAGATGCCGTCTGCTCACCTTCCTCGATATCTCGAGCAACAAGCTGTCCGGCAGCATCCCGCCGGAGCTCGCCAGCCTCCGCATCCTCAACTACCTCAACGTTTCCCACAACGCGTTCGAAGGGGAGATTCCGCCTGCCATCGCCGGAATGCAGAGCCTGACAGCCGTGGACTTCTCCTACAACAACCTCTCCGGCGAGGTCCCGTCCACCGGTCAGTTTGCCTACTTCAACGCCACTTCCTTCGCCGGCAACGCTGGGCTCTGCGGGGCGTTCCTCTCCCCGTGCCGCTCCCACGGCGTCGCGACTTCGTCCTTCGGCTCCCTCTCTTCGACGTCCAAGCTCCTGCTCGTGCTCGGCCTTCTCGCGCTGTCCATCATCTTCGCGGCGGCGGCCGTGCTGAAGGCGCGGTCGCTGAAGCGGTCCGCCGAGGCGCGCGCGTGGCGGCTCACGGCGTTCCAGCGTCTCGACTTCGCCGTGGACGACGTGTTGGACTGCCTCAAGGAGGAGAACGTGATCGGCAAGGGCGGGTCCGGGATCGTGTACAAGGGCGCGATGCCGGGCGGCGCCGTGGTGGCCGTGAAGCGGCTGCCGGCCATCgggcgcgcgggcgcggcgcACGACGACTACGGCTTCTCGGCGGAGATACAGACGCTGGGGCGCATCAGGCACCGCCACATCGTGCGGCTGCTGGGTTTCGCGGCCAACCGGGAGACCAACCTGCTGGTGTACGAGTACATGCCGAACGGCAGCCTCGGCGAGGTGCTCCACGGCAAGAAGGGCGGGCACCTGCAGTGGGCGACGCGGTTCAAGatcgccgtggaggcggccaagGGCCTGTGCTACCTGCACCACGACTGCTCGCCGCCGATCCTGCACCGCGACGTCAAGTCCAACAACATCCTCCTCGACGCCGACTTCGAGGCCCACGTCGCGGACTTCGGCCTCGCCAAGTTCCTCCGCGGCAACGCCGGTGGTTCCGAGTGCATGTCCGCCATCGCCGGCTCGTACGGCTACATTGCTCCTG AGTACGCCTACACGCTCAAGGTGGATGAGAAGAGCGACGTCTATAGCTTCGGCGTCGTGTTGCTCGAGCTCATCACGGGCCGCAAGCCAGTCGGAGAGTTTGGAGACGGCGTGGACATCGTGCAGTGGGTGCGGATGGTGACCGGGTCGAGCAAGGAAGGCGTGATGAAGATCGCCGACCCCCGGCTCTCGACGGTGCCTCTGTATGAACTAACGCATGTCTTCTATGTCGCCATGCTATGCGTCGCGGAGCAGAGCGTCGAGCGCCCCACGATGCGAGAGGTCGTGCAGATACTGGCCGACATGCCCGGCTCGACATCCACGTCCATAGACGTGCCCCTTGTCATCGAGCCGAAGGAGGATGGGAGCCCAGAgaagcagcagcaggaagtgccactCGATTCGCCACCACAGCAGGATCTTCTTAGTATCTAG